The genomic region GTAATAACTTCTGTTAAAATGTTAACAGGTTCAACACCAAGAAGTTCTTTAATCGGTGGCGCAGCAAAGGCATTCTTACTCACCCTTATGATTATTTTATCCTTCTTGAAGAAAGACTTCAAAATCGCGGCTATTGCTATGTTTCTCTCATCACTATCTGTCACAACGATAAAAAGCTCAAAATCCTTAACCTTATCAAGACACTTCACTTCTGTCGCATCGCAGTCAATACCCATTATGTCGAGGGTAGAAGTTAAATCCTCTATCTTGGCACTGTTCTTATCTATAACGGCAATTTCATAGCCGGAAACTGAGAGCTTTTTGGCAAGGGAACTACCCACAACACCGGCACCTATGATACAAACTTTTTTCATCTTTCACCTCAAACAAAACTCTTATATAATTGCCTATTATGCCAAAAAACAAAAGCATAGGAAAATCGTTTCTAATTGTAGCATTATCCATCCTTTCAAGCAGGGTTTTTGGACTGCTGAGAGACGTCGTCATAGCATCGACTTTTGGTGCAGGAAGAACAACCGACGTGTTCTTTGTAGCTTTCAGAATCCCCAACATGTTAAGAAGAGTATTTGCAGAGGGTGCCTTTAGCTCAGCTTTCACACCGGCATTTGCCAAAAAACTTCAGATAAGTAAGGAAGAGGCCGTAAAATTTGCATCAAGATTTTTTTTCATCCTGTCCATCTCACTACTGACGGTTGTAATCATAGGTGAAATCTTCACCCCACTAATAATAAAAGTTATAGCTCCAGGCTTCTCGGGAGATATTGAAAAACTTGCTATATCCCTTACAAGAGAAATGTTTCCATACATACTTTTAGTAAGCCTCGTGGCTTTTTTCGGTGGAATACTAAATGGATATGAGCACTTCTTCGCCCCGGCATTTTCAACAGTTCTCTTCAACATATCGCTTATACTGTGTGCCATATTTTTTAAGAACCAACTTAACATCCATGCTTTAGCCTTAGGCGTTGTTATAGGTGGCTTTCTTCAAGTGCTTCTCCAGCTATACTTCCTCAGAAGAGAAGCATTTATTCCAAGACCTATTCCGGGAATAGACGAAGATGTCAAAAAAGCTTTAAAGAACATCATCCCGGGGATATTCGGCTTTGGTGTGAGACAACTTTCCATGTTGGCAGACACAATTATCGCTTCATTTTTAGCAGCCGGTGCCATATCATACCTCTACTACGCAAACAGGTTTGTTCAACTTCCCCTTGGAATATTTGCAATAGGTCTATCCCAGGTACTCCTTCCAAAACTTGCGAAAACGTTTAAAGACGAAGACGCCTTCAGATACAACCTGACAACAGGATTAACGCTATGCGCAATGATAATAATACCTTCTACTATTGGACTTCTCTTTTTTGGTAAACCATTAATTGACATCGTGTTTCACCACGGAAAATTTACAACAGCAGATCTAAACGCAACATACTACGTCTTATGCGGATATGGAATAGGGCTCCTTTTTTATTCTTTTGAAAAGATCCTGGTCAACGCTTTTTACTCTCTTGACAATTACAGCTATCCTGTCAAAGTTGGCGCCGCTACGCTCGTTTTCAACATAGTCGCCAACATCATTCTCTGTTTTGGACTAAAGTTAGGTGCTGCAGGGTTAGCGCTCGGTACGGCAATGACCTCTCTTTTAAATGTTCTGTTTCTTGTCCGAAAACTCGAAAAAAACGTCTCTTTCATAGAAAACTGGATTAAAGAAAACTTAAGGTATTTACTCCTATCCCTTCCCATAATTCCAGTTGCAATTTATGGAACAAAAACATACTTTCAGTTTGCATCACCGCTACTCAAAATAGCAACAATATCTGCAACCATCGTAGTTGCAGTGATTATCTATTTTGCAACGCTGCTTTTGGCAGGCGATAGGATAGCGATGAAACTTTTAAGGAGGCAGTAAATGCATCCAATCCTTTTTAAGATAGGACCCTTCACCATTTATACATTTGGTGTAATGGTAGCAATCGGCATCATCTGTGGATACTTCATTCTAATAAAACTTGGAGAACGGGAAGGAATAAACAAGGATGACCTTTCCGATCTTATGATCTGGACGGTCATTTCCGGCTTCATCGGCGCAAGAATTTTCTTTTTTCTATACAATCCCCAATATCTCCATCCTGTATGGCGGATATTCTACTTCTGGGAAGGAGGACTCGTCTGGTACGGTGGCTTCCTCTTCGGTTTTATAACAGCGCTATATCTGGCCAAGAAAAAGAACATTCCCATATGGAAGACGGCCGATATTGCAGTAATAGCAGGTGAAGTGGGACTTGGGTTTGGAAGGATAGGCTGTACTATGGCAGGATGCTGCTACGGTAAAGTATGCCATTCCCGGTTCGCCCTCGTATTCAGAGATCCTCACTCTGCCGCTCCTCTCAATGTTCCTTTGTATCCAACGGAACCTGTCTCTTCAGCAGCAAACTTTCTTATAGCAGCTGTACTTTACTTCCTCTACAGAAAGAGAAAATCACCCGGAGAAATATTTGGATTTTATTTCATTTTTTACGGTATTTTTAGATTTCTAATAGAGTTCTGGAGAGCCACACCAAAAGAGTTCTTTGGAACATTAAGCAATAACCAGATAATGAGCATTTTTATGGTAATTCTTGGAACGGGTCTGATAATATATAGAAGGAAAGCCTGTAAAAAAGTATAATTGATTTCTCAAGGAAAATTTCAAAGCTGGAGGAGAAAGATGGCTCAACGCTACGCCTACTTTGAGGGGAAATTCGTTCCAATAGAGGAAGCAAACATAAACATTCAAACCAACTCTTTTCATTACGGAACAGCCGTCTTTGAAGGCATTAGAGCATACTGGAACGAAGAGAAGCAACAGCTTTTCGGCCTATTTTTCAAAGAACACTACGAAAGAATGCTTGCAAACTGTAAAATCCTGAACTTCCAGGTAGATAAAACTGTTGATGAACTCGTTGAAATAACTGTAGAGCTTTTAAGAAAATGCGAACATAGAGAAAACGTTTACATAAGACCTATCGTTTATTTTCCAAACCTTCAGATTTCTCCAAAACTTATAGGATACGATACAGAACTTGCAATATACACCGTTCCTCTTGGTGACTATCTTGATACAAAAAAAGGATTAAAGGTAATTACCTCTTCTTTCCACAGAATAAACGATTCCATGATTCCTGCAAGGTGCAAAGTTGCCGGTGCCTACGTTAACAGCGCATTTGCAAAAACAGAAGCCATAAGGGCAGGCGCAGATGAAGCCATAATGCTTAATCCAGATGGAACGGTAGCAGAGGGGAGTGCCGAAAATCTCTTTATCATAAGAAACGGCGTTGCAATAACTACACCGTCATACAGTAACATTCTTGAAGGTATAACGAGAAACGCCATAATAAAACTTCTGAAAGAAGAGCTTAACGTTCCCGTCGAAGTCAGACCAATGTTAAGAAGCGAACTTTACATAGCCGATGAAGCGTTCTTCACGGGAACAGGAGCACAGGTTGCACCAATTGCCGAAATAGACGGAAGAGTCATAGGAAATGGAGAAATCGGCGAAATAACATCAAAACTTCAGGACCTCTACTTTAACATTGTTAAAGGAAACATTAGCAAGTACAGCGACTGGCTTATTCCAATATACTAACTAACATGAAACGGGGGATTTCCCCCGTTTCAATCTTTTCACACTTATTCACATTGAAATTGCCCTGCATCTGCCTTAAAATAGTCCTGTAATTCAATTAATAATCAGGTGGTGATTATGAAAGTTGCCGTTGTTCAGATAAATACCGTTCTTGGAAACCTGGAAAAGAACATAGAGAAAATCTGCCAATTCACCGAAAAATGCATAGAAAAAGGTGTAAGCATCTGCCTTTTTCCGGAACTTTCCATAACGGGCTACTACCTTCAGGACATAACATCTGAAATAGCTATAAAGCCGGATGATGAAAGATTATCACCACTAAAAAAGCTAAGCAAGCACATCGGTATAATAGTCGGCGGCATTGAAGAATCTGAAGAACACATTCTCTACAACTCCGCATTTTTCATAGAAGATGAAAAGGTAAAGCACATACACCGTAAAGTTTACCTTCCAACCTACGGAATGTTTGACGAAGCACGTTTTGTCGGTGCAGGTAAAACGTTTAGAACTTTCACTGCGTGTGGTTTCAAATCAACAATCCTCATATGTGAAGACTGCTGGCACTTTTCTTCAATTTACCTTCCGTTTTTAGAAGGAACAAAACTTATATTTGTCCAGTCTGCAAGTCCTGGAAGAGGTTACAGAGAAAACCGTATGTTTGGAAACGCAAGAGTCTGGAAGAACATGGGTGAATTCTACTCCCGCCTCACCGCTTCCTACTTTATATATGCAAACAGAGTTGGTGTAGAGGACGGCTTCATTTTTTCCGGCAACTCTTTTATATGTGACCCCTACGGAAACATCGTAAACGAAGGTTCACCATTTGAAGAAGAAATCATTATCGCAGACATTGAACCATCTCTTATACGCTCTGCAAGAATAAGTCTTCCTCTCCTTAGAGACGAAAAACCATGGATTATTGAAAAAGAACTAAAAGCCTTTCTGGAAGGAAAAAAATGAAAGAGAAACTTGTAGAAATTCTGAAAATAGAAGACAAAGAGTTTATCGTAAACGTTCTTGTAAACTTTATTAGACAGGAAATAGAAAAGGCAGGCTTTAAAAAAGCAATAATTGGCGTAAGCGGTGGTGTTGATTCCGCCCTTTCAGCCTTCCTTACTGTAAAAGCTCTTGGCAAAGAAAACGTTATACTTATATCAATGCCTTACAAAACAAGCGCAAAAGCTTCAATTGAAGATGCAAGATTGGTGGGGCAGATTCTTGGTGCAGAATTTCACGAAATAGATATAACACCTCAAATCGATGCGTACTTCCAGCGATTTCCCGAAGCATCAAGACTCCGCCGCGGCAACAAAATGGCAAGGGAAAGAATGTCTATTCTTTACGATTTTGCATACGATAACAGAGCCCTTGTCGTTGGGACAAGTAACAAAAGTGAACTTCTTATAGGATACTCCACAAGGTGGGGAGACAGTGCACACGATCTGAATCCTATTGGAGACCTTTACAAAACCCAAATATGGGAATTGGCAGAATATATTGGTGTTCCTGAAAGAATCGTAAAAAAGAAACCGTCAGCAGACCTCTGGCCGGGACAGACTGACGAAGGAGAAATCGGATTTTCATATCACCTTCTTGACCAGATACTGGTAGCATACGTTGACCTGAAAATTAAGAAGGAAGAAATTATAGGCTTCGGATACGAACCTGAAATCGTTGAAAAAGTGATGAAGATGATTCAACATTCACAGTACAAACGGAAGCTGCCTATCATATGTAAAATTGCACAGAGGACAGTAGATAAAGACTTCCTCTACTTTAGAGACTGGGGGATATAGTTATGCTGGTTGACTTCAAGGAACTTGGTGAATTTGGCGTCAAAGAGCTGCTGAAACGCGGAGCCGACTTTGCCGACCTTTTCTTTGAAAAAAAGTTTACTTTTACCGCAAAATGTGAAGAAAATCGCATTGAAAACATCTCCAACGGAATAGAAATAGGCGTTGGAATCAGAATGATAAAAAACTGGAAGACCTACTACGGTTTCACAAATGAAATAACGCAGAAATCCATACTCTCCGTCATAGAAAACTTGGCGGTGGCGGCCGCTGCTGAAAAAGAGATATCCCTTAATATGACAGTAAAAGAGAAAAGATACCCTGAAATTGTTGACGGTGAAACTGATTTTACAATACCTGTTGAAGAAAAGATTATGCTCTTAAGGAGAGCAAACTACAGGGCAAGAGAGTGTGGCGACAGAGTCAAACAGGTTACGGTTGTTCTAAAAGATTCTATTCAAGAGGTAGTTATTGTTAACTCTTTAGGTAAAATTGTTGAAGACATAAGGCCAAGAGTTGTTTTTTATGTATTGGTGGTCGCTTCTGACGGCAGAACCCTTCAAACAGGATACGAACCTGCAGGACACCTCGGTGACTATTCTATCTTTGAAAGAATAACACCTGAAGACATTGCACTGAAAGCAGCTGAGAGAGCCATAAAAATGCTGTCAGCAAAACCTGCACCTGCCGGGACATTTCCGGTAGTTATATCATCAAAAGCTGGTGGAACAATGGTTCACGAAGCTGTCGGACACGGTCTTGAAGCAGATCTTGCAAATCAGGGACTTTCTGTATATTCTGGCAAAATTGGTGAAAAAGTTGCGTCTGACCTTGTAACTGTAATCGACGATGGAACACTCAAAGGAAAATATGGCTCATCTGGATACGATGACGAAGGTGAAGCAACCACAAGAAACATCTTAATAGAAAATGGAATCCTGAAAGGATTTATGTACGACCACCTTCAAGCCTCAAAAGCAGGACATCATCCAACAGGTAACGGAAGAAGAGAATCTTACATGCATGTGCCTATCCCAAGAATGACAAACACTTTCATAGCACCTGGTCACGACGATCCTGAAGATATTATAAGCGACACAAAAGAAGGCATCTTAGTCGTGAAAATGGGAGGCGGCCAGGTTAACACAATAAACGGCGACTTTGTATTTGAAATCTCTGAAGGCTACATGATAGAAAACGGAAAGGTAACATATCCAATAAAAGGTGCATCCCTTATAGGAAATGGACCTGCCGTTCTCCAAAATATAGACGCCGTTGGAAACGACTTAGGATTTGCTATAGGAACGTGTGGAAAAGACGGGCAAGGCGTACCAGTTTCAGACGCTCTACCAACAATCAGGATAAAAGAGATGACCGTAGGCGGAACTAAAAGCTGAGACTTGAAATATCAACTCAAGGGTATATAATTACTACCGTTTAACTTCCGAAGGAGGCAATTGGCATGCCAAAGATTAAAACACGCAGGTCAGCAGCCAAGAGAGTAAAGGTAACTGCTACCGGAAAGGTAAAGCACTGGCATCCTAACAAGGGCCACATCCTCACCAAGAAAAGCAGAAAGAGAAAGAGAAGACTCAGAAAGGCAGACTACCTTACAGGTGCTCAGGCTGCAAACTACAAAGAGTTAGTGCTCTACAAGTAAGTGATGCA from Desulfurobacterium sp. TC5-1 harbors:
- a CDS encoding NAD+ synthase, translating into MKEKLVEILKIEDKEFIVNVLVNFIRQEIEKAGFKKAIIGVSGGVDSALSAFLTVKALGKENVILISMPYKTSAKASIEDARLVGQILGAEFHEIDITPQIDAYFQRFPEASRLRRGNKMARERMSILYDFAYDNRALVVGTSNKSELLIGYSTRWGDSAHDLNPIGDLYKTQIWELAEYIGVPERIVKKKPSADLWPGQTDEGEIGFSYHLLDQILVAYVDLKIKKEEIIGFGYEPEIVEKVMKMIQHSQYKRKLPIICKIAQRTVDKDFLYFRDWGI
- the rpmI gene encoding 50S ribosomal protein L35 encodes the protein MPKIKTRRSAAKRVKVTATGKVKHWHPNKGHILTKKSRKRKRRLRKADYLTGAQAANYKELVLYK
- the murJ gene encoding murein biosynthesis integral membrane protein MurJ; translated protein: MPKNKSIGKSFLIVALSILSSRVFGLLRDVVIASTFGAGRTTDVFFVAFRIPNMLRRVFAEGAFSSAFTPAFAKKLQISKEEAVKFASRFFFILSISLLTVVIIGEIFTPLIIKVIAPGFSGDIEKLAISLTREMFPYILLVSLVAFFGGILNGYEHFFAPAFSTVLFNISLILCAIFFKNQLNIHALALGVVIGGFLQVLLQLYFLRREAFIPRPIPGIDEDVKKALKNIIPGIFGFGVRQLSMLADTIIASFLAAGAISYLYYANRFVQLPLGIFAIGLSQVLLPKLAKTFKDEDAFRYNLTTGLTLCAMIIIPSTIGLLFFGKPLIDIVFHHGKFTTADLNATYYVLCGYGIGLLFYSFEKILVNAFYSLDNYSYPVKVGAATLVFNIVANIILCFGLKLGAAGLALGTAMTSLLNVLFLVRKLEKNVSFIENWIKENLRYLLLSLPIIPVAIYGTKTYFQFASPLLKIATISATIVVAVIIYFATLLLAGDRIAMKLLRRQ
- the lgt gene encoding prolipoprotein diacylglyceryl transferase, which gives rise to MHPILFKIGPFTIYTFGVMVAIGIICGYFILIKLGEREGINKDDLSDLMIWTVISGFIGARIFFFLYNPQYLHPVWRIFYFWEGGLVWYGGFLFGFITALYLAKKKNIPIWKTADIAVIAGEVGLGFGRIGCTMAGCCYGKVCHSRFALVFRDPHSAAPLNVPLYPTEPVSSAANFLIAAVLYFLYRKRKSPGEIFGFYFIFYGIFRFLIEFWRATPKEFFGTLSNNQIMSIFMVILGTGLIIYRRKACKKV
- a CDS encoding TldD/PmbA family protein codes for the protein MLVDFKELGEFGVKELLKRGADFADLFFEKKFTFTAKCEENRIENISNGIEIGVGIRMIKNWKTYYGFTNEITQKSILSVIENLAVAAAAEKEISLNMTVKEKRYPEIVDGETDFTIPVEEKIMLLRRANYRARECGDRVKQVTVVLKDSIQEVVIVNSLGKIVEDIRPRVVFYVLVVASDGRTLQTGYEPAGHLGDYSIFERITPEDIALKAAERAIKMLSAKPAPAGTFPVVISSKAGGTMVHEAVGHGLEADLANQGLSVYSGKIGEKVASDLVTVIDDGTLKGKYGSSGYDDEGEATTRNILIENGILKGFMYDHLQASKAGHHPTGNGRRESYMHVPIPRMTNTFIAPGHDDPEDIISDTKEGILVVKMGGGQVNTINGDFVFEISEGYMIENGKVTYPIKGASLIGNGPAVLQNIDAVGNDLGFAIGTCGKDGQGVPVSDALPTIRIKEMTVGGTKS
- a CDS encoding nitrilase-related carbon-nitrogen hydrolase → MKVAVVQINTVLGNLEKNIEKICQFTEKCIEKGVSICLFPELSITGYYLQDITSEIAIKPDDERLSPLKKLSKHIGIIVGGIEESEEHILYNSAFFIEDEKVKHIHRKVYLPTYGMFDEARFVGAGKTFRTFTACGFKSTILICEDCWHFSSIYLPFLEGTKLIFVQSASPGRGYRENRMFGNARVWKNMGEFYSRLTASYFIYANRVGVEDGFIFSGNSFICDPYGNIVNEGSPFEEEIIIADIEPSLIRSARISLPLLRDEKPWIIEKELKAFLEGKK
- a CDS encoding branched-chain amino acid transaminase, with product MAQRYAYFEGKFVPIEEANINIQTNSFHYGTAVFEGIRAYWNEEKQQLFGLFFKEHYERMLANCKILNFQVDKTVDELVEITVELLRKCEHRENVYIRPIVYFPNLQISPKLIGYDTELAIYTVPLGDYLDTKKGLKVITSSFHRINDSMIPARCKVAGAYVNSAFAKTEAIRAGADEAIMLNPDGTVAEGSAENLFIIRNGVAITTPSYSNILEGITRNAIIKLLKEELNVPVEVRPMLRSELYIADEAFFTGTGAQVAPIAEIDGRVIGNGEIGEITSKLQDLYFNIVKGNISKYSDWLIPIY